The Vibrio rhizosphaerae genome contains the following window.
ATCTGCGTTGTTTCTTTTGCATAGTCAGTATCTTTAATGCGACTCCGTGATGCATTCACGTTTTCGTTAATATTTTCAAGGTTACTGATTGCATGTCCGAAACGGTTTTGGAAAGCCCCGAGAGAAGCACGCTGACTATCTACCGATTTCAGCGCACCGTCAATGACCGCAACCGCCAGCTGAGAACCACCGATAGTCGAGACATCAACACTCTGGACATTCATATCCTGACCTTCACCGAAACCGATTTCAGATCCCAGTCCGCCACCAATGGTGACATCACCAGTCACTTTTTGCGAAGACGCGAATAACTGTAATTTACCATCATCTCCGACAGAAGCCTGAATATCACTATTCTGCCCATTAATGTAAGTTGCAACCTCTTCCAGATCGTCTCCGGTTTTTGCATTAATGGTCAACTCTTGCGCTTCACCTTCCTTGTTAGTATAACTCAAGGTCAGATCGGTTGCGTTGGAGACCGTCCAGTCCGGTGCTTTTCCTTCTTGTGCAACATATGCCCGACCACCCATGTCTTTGGTATCGGTACGCATATTACCCATGGTTAAAGATACGGCTTCACCCGAATCAGCACCAATCTGAAAAGATTTGCTGCCAAAAGTACCGTTGAGGAGTTTATTTCCTCCGAATGATGTCGTTTCAGCAATCCGGTTCAGCTCATCATTCAATGCTGAAACTTCTTCCTGAATCGCCTTACGCTCCGAGCTCGAGTTCGAGCCATTCGAAGATTGCAGAGACAGATCCCGCATCCGCTGCAAGATAGAGGTCGTCTCATTCATTGCACCTTCAGCAGTTTGTGCAATGGAGATACCATCATTCGCATTTCTCACCGCCATGTCTAACCCGCGACTTTGCGAGGTTAAGCGATTCGAAATTTGCAAACCAGCGGCATCATCTTTCGCACTGTTAATACGGTAACCGGAAGATAGTCGCTCCATTGATTTCTGAGCACTATCCGCAGCATTATTCAAATAACGCTGCGCGGTCATCCCCGAGATATTGGTATTTACACTAATTGGCATATTGATCTCCTTTAACGGATAGTTGATGTGCTGCCGTGTCTCTCACCTCACTTTCACACATCTCATTTCTCTCAATCTGGTTAACGGCGAACAATCTATATCCTTTAGGAAATTTTTAATTTTTTTATTCAATCTGCCCATTGTGTAAAAAAAGTGTGAATCACTTCAAAATTTATCGTCTTAATAATGATTCTTGATCCAAAAAAAATCCAGCCGCAGCTGGATTTTTAAACAAGGTCTGTTGATGTATCGATGGCTTAGCCAAGCAGACTCAAGGCTGCGTTTGGTGCTTGTTTGGCCTGTGCCAGAATCGAACTTGATGCCTGACCCAAAATCTGAGACTTGGTCAATGCCGTTGTTTCTTTGGCAAAATCGGTATCTTTGATTCGGCTCTTCGATGCATTCACATTCTCATTGATGTTATCCAAGTTACTGATTGCATGGTTGAATCGGTTCTGGAATGCACCCAGTTCAGCACGGTGACTATCGACATACTTCAATGCTGAGTCAATGATAGCAACCGATTGTTGTGCGCCACCGATAGAAGTGACATCAATGGTATCGACGGTCACATCTTTCCCTTCGCCAATGCCTAACTCACCGGCTAGTGCGCCACCAAATGTCACATCACCATTGACTTTGTTATTACCAGCAAAGATTTGTAGTTTGCCGTCTTGGTCAACCGAGGCTTTAACAGCATCTGTCTGACCATTGATGTAAGTTGCCAGTTCTTCAATATCATCCCCGGCTTTGGCAGAGATAGAAATATTTTGCTCTTGCCCATCTTTATCGACCAGATTGATCTGAAGATCATTCTGCCCGGCCTGAACTGTCCAATCTTTATCCTTACCATTTTCTGCGACATAGCTAGTACCACCCATCTGATGATTATCGCTGCGCATATTTCTCAGGTTGAGCATAACAGCTTCACCACTGTCAGCACCAATCTGGAAGGATTTTGTCTGGAACGTACCGTTTAACAGTTTATTACCACCAAACGAGGTTGTCTCTGCGATCCGATTCAATTCATCATTCAGTGCTGTGACTTCTTCTTGAATCGCTTTGCGCTCAGATTTAGAGTTCGAACCATTCGCAGACTGGAGTGACAAGTCACGCATCCGTTGCAGAATGTTAGTGGTTTCGTTCATTGCCCCTTCAGCGGTTTGCGCAATAGAGATACCATCATTCGCGTTGCGTACGGCGACATCTAAACCGCGACTTTGTACACTCAAGCGGTTAGAAATTTGTAGACCCGCAGCATCATCTTTCGCGCTATTGATTTTAAAGCCTGATGATAAACGTTCCATTGATGTATTCTGAGCTTGTGTTGCAGAATTCAGGTAACGTTGTGCGGTCATTGCTGATACGTTTGTGTTTACATTCACTGCCATGATGACTTCTCCAATTGATTTTCCGATGTTTCCGGTTTCCGACGTCTCGGAAAACCAAGTAGCTCTCTCAAAGTTACTTTTATTAACGACGCAGGCGGGAAAATCTTAAGGATTTTTTTTAATTTTTTTCAGTAAAAAGGCCAATTGCGCAAGGAGTGGGCAGCGGATCAAATTCATCACACTTTTTGCTAAAGATGTGTTCGAATCGGACGATAATTAACATTTTTTATTTTTTCACCGCAGCCAATCAACCATCGCAAAGCCATGCAATTCAAGGCGGTTTATCTCTTTTATCCTTTCCTGTTATCGCGCCCCATGCTCACACGGCAATGATCATAATCATTGTCACGCCATCTCAGGCAGCACAGAAATAAAGACGACTGAACGTATCAGTCAGAGGGAGCAAGCTAGCGTATCAGACCCAAAACTCTCAGTCCGTCTACTCATTGATATGATGTGAATGGCAAAGTGATTCACCAAGAAAGGACAATGATTCACCAGAGAAATAGAATAGACTGTATATTCCCTCAGAAACTGCGCGTTACTGCAAAACGCTTCCCCAGATGAGATACGCTTTATCTTAACAGGCTGTTTTATCTCAACAGATACAAAGCCATATTGGGCTGTTTTTTGGCTTGCGCCAGAATGGACATACTGACCCGTTGCAGGATCTGTTGCTTCATACTCTGAGTTGCTTCGCGGGCATAATCCGTATCCCGGATACGGCTTCTGGAAGCCGCTAAATTCTCATGAATATTGTCTAAATTCAGGATGGCATGTCCGAAGCGATTCTGAAATGCCCCCAGTTCAGCCCGGTTTTTATCGACGAAAGATAGCGCGGTATCCAGGACTGACACTGCCCGTTGGGCACCACCGACTTGAGTAATATCAAGATCCGCGACTGATTCATAATCCATGACGCCAATTTGCAGTTCACTGGCAAGTGAACCGCTGAAATCAATCGTGCCAGAGGTCTCTTTGCCAGCCATAAATATCTGCAATTGTCCCTGCTCATTGACCGAAGCTGAGACCTGATCCGTCTGGCCATTGATATAAGTGGCTAACTGCTCAATATCGTCCCCCGCTTTCGCTTCAATATCAATCTGTTGATCGACTCCTTCTGCATCCTTAAAGCGCATCGTGAGCTGATTCTGATCGGCGTGAACACGCCAATTCGAGGATTTGGTTTTCTTCTGGGCAAGATAGCTAAATCCGCCCATATCAAACGTATCCGTACGCATACTACTCAAGGAGAGTTGTACTGCTTCTCCGGCGCTCGCGCCGATCTGAAAAGACGAAGTACCGAAAGTCCCGTTCAATAACTTTCTTCCGCCGAAAGATGTGGTTTCCGCAATGCGATTCAATTCATCATTCAAAGCGACATATTCTTCCTGCAAAGCCTGTCGATCCGCATGAGAATTAGAACCGTTGGCTGACTGCAAAGCCAGATCACGCATCCGCTGCAAGAGCGATGTACTCTCCTGCATCGCGCCTTCTGCGGTCTGCATAATTGAAATGCCATCATTCGCATTTCTCACCGCAACATTCAGCCCGCTCATTTGGGTCCCCAAGCGATTCGATATCTGCAAACCGGCCGCATCATCCCTTGCATGATTGATACGATACCCCGAAGATAAACGCTCCATCGCCTGTACCCAAGCACTATTTGCCTGATTCACATAATGCTGAGCCAGCAATGCCGATATATTGGTATTGACTGTAATTGCCATAATTTCACCTAAAATCACTCAGGATTTTCCCCCTATCGGTGTTTTCAGGGATATCTTTAGTGAAAAAAACCGAGCACTCAGGCTCGGTCACATTATGTACAGCTATATGATATGACTTTTACATTGGTCGAATCGTCAGTGACTGCAACATCCCGGCAGATGGCGCAAAGAAGTACGCCCCGGTGATCGCTTGTGTAAAGCGGAGCATTTGATCCGTTTTACCATCTCGCTCACCATACATACTGTCCAACATGACTTTGAAGTTATGCAACGTCTGGCAATATGCAATGAAGAGTAACCCATGATCGCCACTCACCGTCCCATACGGTAAACTGTGTCGGAGGATCTTCAGCCCCTGACCATTTTCTTTCAGATCAACCCGCCCGACATGAGATGCAACCGGAACATCATCCAATTCAACCGAATCTTCTTTCGTTCTGCCGATCACTTTTTCCTGAGCCGCAATGTTTAATCTCTCCCATGCCGGTAACTGGTGAACAAAGCGCTGCATCATGACATAGCTACCACCGGCAAATTCCCCATCATGGATGAGTGCTACTTCCTGACGGCGTTCATCTTTCGGATTCTCAGTGCCATCAATGAACCCGGTCATATCTCTTGCATCCAGATAACGATACCCGTAGGTTTCATCGATAATATCCACCCACTCGGAAATATCACGCATCAACTGACGCAGCACATAGAACAGCAAATCATGGCGCTGACCGTGTACGTGAATCAAAAAATCGACTTCCGTTGCCGGCGCATTGATGCTACCGCGACCCAATGGCGTAAAATCCACCAATTCCGGCGGTAAAGGTGCATCAAGCTGTTGCCAGAATTGATGGCTAAATGCAATCGAGAGCGACAGATCGGCACCGGGCTGAGATGCGTTCAGTGTCTCAACCAAATCAGGCAAAGCTTGTAGCTGACGCAAGACCGATGCTGCCTCTTGGTTCACTTTAAAGATGACATACAGCGCAAATGGTCCGGGCTCTGGCAAAATAGCAGTTTGAGGATAAGACATAAAAGATCCCTGATGTGTAGTTGTCATGGTGCACATCATACTCTGTCGCGCGTGAAGAACAAACCGCTAACTTTGCTATTCAAATCAGTAACACGGAACTGTTGTTATACATATACGATTGTTATACATATACGGTTGTTATACACAAAGGTTATCCGGTTTCCTATCTTGTCACTGACAAATAACGCTGCTGCAATAACGTTAACGCAAAATAATAGCCATCCGGCCCCATCCAGTAGTTCATCAGATTTTCGACACTATGGCTGGTATTGGTTGCGCCAGACAGACCATCGATGGTGAAGCGGTCCTGAGTGCTTGCATGGGGGTCAGCCACCCGAAAGCGCGCCTGACCATCGGCAAGGATCTGCTTCCCCTGAAACTGCGCCAGCCACTGCTCATCCGTCATAATCTTCCCCCCCAGCGCTGGCGTCTCACCCTGTTCATAAAAGCGAATCCGGCGAATCGACAGCGTCTTCAGATCTAAAGACAGATATCCTTTCAACATCGACAGATAGCCCTGTCCTTCAATGGGCACAATCAGCTGTTTTTCCATATTGTGGGACACACCGCTCTGTTTCGAACCATCCTCGACTGATGCCGGGCCTTCGACGATATAAACCATCACCGATTGATCGCGGCTCGTCAAATGAGCAAGGTTATTGTCAGCATCCAGCGTTTGGCGGACTTGAGTATGATGTGTCACGCTGTCCCGGTAACGCTGAATTGCATCCGGTGCATCCGTGAGTGTCTGATTTTCCATATCCAGCAAGACCGGATGAAAATAGGTCTTCAGCAGATTGTCCGTACTATCGTGAACCATGCCGAGACCGGCGACATCCAGCAATGTCCGCCTCTCATCACGGCGAACAATATCATTGTGCTGCGTTTTCAATGACGATACAGCGGACACCTTCTGCCCGGATTCAGTATGATTTTCAGTATCAAAACAACCACCGAGGAACATGATCCCCGGTAGCATGAGCAGTGAGAGTAAAGATTGATATTTCATTTTGAACCATGACATCCTGATTGCAAAAAACAGTAAAAACGACCATGAACTGAAAAAAGTTAACGAATCGACATCGGTACAACTCTGGCGATCACCGTTACCGAGCCTTGATTGGTATGCAATATCAGGCTCACCAGCTCTCCCATCTGCAACGGGCGGGTGAACCCCATCAGCATGATATGTGCCGTATTCGGCGTTAAGGCAAGTTTCTGATGTGCTGCAACTGTAATATGGTCTACCGGATGCATCTCACGTTTGCCGCTTTGATAGGTCGTAGTATGGAGCATAACCTGTCTGAACCGTTCACCTGTGACCGCCCGAATCATCAGCGGTTGATCGGAACGGTTATAAATCGTCATTTTGGATCCGGTACCACTGGCATTGCGTTGCGGCATAAATATCTCCGCTTTACCGACTTCAATTTCCCCGGTTGACGCTGCAGCAAACGGCGCGCTGGCAACCGTCATCAACATACAAATCAACCCCGTGCGCCACCATAAAAAGTTTGTCACTGTTTTGCCCTATTCCTGAATCAAATTGACGTAATGGTCGAGATCCATCCCGGATGAATATCCCATATGAATGGCTCGGAGCACGCCATGCCGGTCAATAAAGAATGTCGTTGGGGTGCCAACCACTTGATAGCGTTCTTGCGTAATCCCAAGCTGATCAAGTCCCAACGGTAAGGTCACACCTAGCTGCTCTGCAAAAGCAGAGAGGTTTTCAGGCTGTGGTGCAATTCCAACGCCAATAAACTGCATTTTGTCAGGATGGGCATCCGCGTATTCTTGCCACGCTTTCATCATGACCAGACAAGCCCCGCAAGTCGATGACCAAAACTCAACAACGACCGGTTTACCACGAGCCTGCTGCAACGTGATCTGCTGCTCATGCGTATTCATCACGGCTAAGTCCGGGGCTGGCTCGCCAACGGCCAGCATCTGCTCCTTACAGCCGCTGAGCGTTGCCAGCGCGAGCATCAGCATACCGATACCAATACGCTTACCCCTCATGAATACGTTCCTCACCCATATATTTGCCATGTTGCAGGCGAATAATCCGGTCGGTATAACGGCCTAAGTCCGGGTTATGAGTGACCATAATGATGGTTCGATTCTGTTGATGCAGTCGCTGAAAAATCTCCAATACAATCCGCTCATTCGCTTCATCCAGATTACCAGTCGGCTCATCGGCAAATAGTATCGGGCACTCATTGACTAAGGCCCGGGCAATACAGACCCGCTGCTGCTCCCCGCCCGATAACTGACTGGGTAAATGATCAATCCGCTCTCCAAGACCGACCTCTGCCAGTACTTTTTTGGCAGCATCAATATCTGTAACACTATGGTAATGCTGCGCCAGCATGACATTCTCTAATGCAGTCAGATAAGGGATGAGATGGAATTGCTGAAACAACAGGCCAATTTTTTCGGCCCGGAACGCCCGTCGTCCGTCTTCATCCAAATCCGCTGCGTTCTGGCCGTCGAGAATCACCTGTCCTTCCGTTGCGGTATCGAGGCAACTCAGAATATTCATCAATGTGGTTTTGCCTGACCCCGATGCCCCCATAATGGCCACAAATTCTCCCCGACGAATGGAGAGATTGATATTATCCAACGCACTGACATGCTCAAAACGCTTGCACAGTCCCTTGGTTTCAATGACAAATTCAGACACTTTACTCTCCTTTCAACACTTTCGCCGGATCAACTTTCATGGCGCGTAAAGTCGGAATAACGGCAGCCACCAGCGCAGCAACAATGGATAAAACCACCGTGATGATAAAGACCGGTAAACGTAGATCAATGGACGCACCAAACACGGTCTGACCCAGCACTTGCGCAAGGATATAGCCGACGCCGAGTCCAATCACAATCGCCGCCATGGTCATCAGAAGCGTCTCCGATAAAATTTGACGGGTAATCGCCTGATGAGAAGCCCCCAATGCTTTTTGCAGCGCAAATTCATGGCGGCGTTCGCCCATCATGGCAGTCAGGGTCGTGTTGACACACAAAGTAGACAGGATCAGGATGACCACCGCGACAACCCCCATCAGAAGTTTGATTTTATTCAATACTTTGCCTTCAGACGCAGAAACTTTCAGGATCGGACGAATCGTCAGCTGTGGATAGCGAGCTTTCAGCCGCCCGGCATACTGGTTCACCTGACCCTGCGCATTATCGATACTGAACATGGCATAGTTAGCCTGATCGGGTTGGTTGAGCCATTTCTGGAGCATCGAAATGTTGACGATCAAATAGTTATCTTCATCAGCGCCGGCATCGATAATGCCTTTAATGGTAAAGGTATGTCGGCGGTCACCCTCTATCAGGCTCAGTTGAGATCCGACTGTCACTTCGAGTTTTTTCGCCAGATTGATGCCAATCATTGCATGACGCTGGTCAAAAGAAACACCGATCCACTCGCCCTGAACCTGCCAGTAAGGCACTAGCTTTTTCAGTTGGGAAAAGTCAACGCCCATGGCCACCACTTTTTCTAAATCGGATTGCACCACACCATACAAATAAGGGCTGGATGCCACTAACTGAGCTTGGGGCGCCAAAGCGAGCATAGCGCGATAATCCTGAATCGATAAGGTTGATGATTGCGCATCGGGCCCCACATAAAAATTCGCCCCATAGTTACGTAATTCATGACTCATCTTTTGATTGATATCGAAATACACCCCGGCCATCGCAGTCACGATTGCGGCCCCCATCGTCAGCGCGGCGAGCACAACAACAACGCGTCGCATCCGAAGTTTCAGCGAACGAATCACCAGCAGACGAGTCATGGAAAGCGGATTGATTGAATGCTTATTTGCGGCCATACAGCACCTCGATTGGATACAGTGCCGCGATACGCCGGGAAGGGAAATAAGTCCCGCACACGGTCATAATGACAGAGATCACCAGAATCAGCGGAATGATAATCCAATGAAAGTCGATCAGGGATCCGAACAAGGCATAGCCCATTATTTTTGACAATCCCCATCCGGCGGCACACCCCAGAATCCCGCCCACTAAACCACACACAATAGATTCCGCATAAAATAACAAATACACCTGCCAGTTATGGGCGCCAAGGGATTTCATCAACCCAATCTCTTTCGAGCGCTGTAAAATCGCATTGGTCATCAGCGATGCAATCCCCATCGATGCGGCAATAAATGCGGCTAATGTCACCATAAACAATAAACTCTGGATTTTACGGATGACGATACCTTCCGATGCCGCGACCTGCCAGACAGGACGGACAGCCGCATTGCTTAAGGCTTTTTCTAACTGATAGGAAATAGAAGAAACAAATGCCGTACAAAACCATAAGTCATATTCATCAGAATCTAACGATTCCAGATTTTCCCGTGCTTTTTTCGACAATGCATTTTCAGGCACGGTCAACGCAGACACCTTAATACTTGCCACACGCCCTTCCAGCCCCAGCAATGTCTGACCAATCTGTAACGGTACGATGACTGCTTCTTCCTCACTGCTCCCATTGGTCAAAATGCCAGTGATGGTGACCTGTTGCTGGTGTTGCTGACCGAATAACGTCAGTTGATCACCGATGTGCCAGCCCATCCGGCTGGCAAGCGCGGTTCCGACCAATGCTTGCGGCTTGCTGTCATCCGGCCATTGCCCCTGCACTTTCCAATACTGAGAAATAATCTTGTTACCGGTGTGATAATCCGGCTCATCCGGGACTGCAAGATGCTGATCAAAGAAAGTACCGACAATTGATACATCACTCTGCCCGTGATTGATGGTCACAGTGCCACGCACATAAGGGGCAAAGCCGATAATATTATTGCGCCAAAAAATGTTTTTGATGTTGGGTAATTCCGACGCCAGTAACAAGCTATCTTTATCCATACCCGTCAGTGTATGTTTTAATAGATAAGGCAGATTGACCTGACCTTCCGGGGTAATCTCGATGTTGGCCCCGTAGCGCTTCATCTCAACCGACATCTTGTCACCGATCGTAATCGAAATCGCCAACAGTGCTGATATGAGTCCTGCCGCCAGAAAGATGGTGGTCGTCGCCAAAACTTTCCGGCCCCGATCATGGCGCCATGACTGACGCAGCATGGTCCATAACATTATTGTGCCCCTCCTGCCGCAGTTCCCTGATGGTCGGCACCCTGACGAACAAAGCGCCAAGGGTTATCCCGGAATGCATCGTAAGAGTCCTGCTCCGTAAAGAAATAGGTTTTCCCGCCAAAGGTATAACTAAACGGCGCATCCAAATTGGTCAGCGACTTGCCGTTGACCGGATCAACGACGGTCATTTTCACCACCTCGCTAAAATACTGGAGACCGGATTCAAGCATCGCTTTGCCAATGACGATCTCATTGTTCGTCAATGACCATTTTTCAATCGGAATCGGGTTACATCCGCCCGGATTACCAATCGACGGAATAAAAATATGTACACCACAGGCAAGACAGATCACTTGATCACCGTCCTGAATATACCCCGCATCGCCACACAACATGCAGGCATCCAGTACCACGCCAAACTTCATTTCACCGGGATAGCGATCGATGATGAAAAAGCGCACCACCTTACCGTCACTGGCAATCCATTGGTAACGGTGTAACTTGCCGTCTTTCAGGGTATCCGTAACCGGAACATGAACCGCACCATCCGCGGCTAACTCAATCGTCTGTGCCGGTGAGCGTGTCGGGGGTTGAGATGCCACAGCATCCCAGTACAGTAAACTACAGAAAATCATCACCAAACTAACCGCGAAACAGCTCGCCCGACGACGTTGAATATTCAGTTGTGCCTGAAGCTTACGCCTTGCAATTGGCTGCGGTTGCGACTTCACGGCTGCTTTGAATGGCCGGACATCACGCCAGACCATAATACTCAGAGGAATCAGACTCAGTGCCAGTACGCCATAGGCATACAACCAGAAGAAATTGGTCACTTTTGAAACATAACTTAACAATCCCGGATATAGCGCGATCATCTGTAACTTCATACCAGCCAGTATCACCTCACCGGAAAGCGGTAGAATGGCCAGCACAATCAAACAAAAGAAGAGACTTTTCTTAAAGCGCGGCGAGCGCTGTTCACACACCTTACCGATAAAAACGTGCGTCAAACCAATGAGCATAAATCCGAACATCAAAGCAGACGCATTCAGGATCAACTCGGTATTGATCACATTGGTCGCGCTCATCATGTCCAGTTTTGCCCCCCGCGCCCACATAAATGCCGCAAATGCCGTCACCAACGCCTGCCAGACCAGTAAAAACCGGGTCGGCCGGGAGACCATCAATCCATAGGTCAACAACAGCAGACAAATGATGATATAGGCACAGCCGGCGGAGAAAATGTAGACCTGACTGTAAGGCAACAACGTATAAGCACAAACCCCAGTGACAACGGGTAGCACAAACCACCAGAACCTTTGCTTATACGACGTATTCGCACCAGACCAAAGCAAGCCGAACATGATCGCGGGGAGAAGAAAGTGGGAAAGAACCTGAGAAAGATAAAAACTCATACCAGCTCACATGATAAAATTTTTAGATGGCTTTAAAGTAAAGCAATGTAATGCAATGCCAAGCCACCTTTAATAACGCTCTGATTTTAAGGCGATTAATTCAGACCGACATATTTAAATTTGTAAGTGACATCAAACGGTTTGTACCAACGGCCAACGCCAGTGGCTTCATCGGTATGACGCAGCAGACCACCTTTCGACGGCGGGTCAATATGGAAAGTCAGCTCATAATTTCCCACGCCCAACATTTTTACATTGGAACCATAGTGTGGACCATCCGAGGCAATCATCGGCATGAACGTCCCTTGCTGCGTCTTACCCGTATCCAGATTCTTCATTTTGTAACTGATTGTCAGATACGGAATCCATTCACCCGCCGCAAAACCATTTTTGTTGCCTTTCAATGCATGGATATCGGCTTCAAGGTGAACATCCGCCTGAGAAGCGGCCATCATCATCCCTTGTGGTTCCATCGTCACAGGCTCCAGATAAACGGCAGCCAGTTCCATACCATTCATTTCAACAGTCTCTCCTGCCGGGTGTTCACCCGCAGTCGCTGTGGTACCAAATGTCATTGCGGTCATCGCAACCGGGATTAAAAGTTTATTATTCATGAACATGATTCCTTCAATAAAGAGTTGTCACAGATTGAGTTACGCGGTTTGTTTCCCCTGCCGCTGAATCACGACCAATGCCAAAAGCGCCGCTGCGATGAGCACGACTTGAGGAATTAACGTTTCAACATAAGGGTAAACCCCCAATAAACTGATTTGCGGAACGGCCTCTATGAGTGTCGGGTGAAATACTTTTGCTTCAATGAGCTCTAAAACACCTTTACCGGCAAACACAAATGCCATCAGATACATAAATCCACCAGTAAAGATAAAGAAAGGTTTGAGTGGTAATTTCACGACGCTGTAACGCATCAAGAAAAAGAGAATCGCAAGGATAACAATGCCGACCGCGAGCCCGCTAAAGATCCCAATCAGTGCGTCTGATGAACCATCAGCACCGAGCGCATAATAGAAGAGCACGGTTTCTGCGCCTTCACGGTAGACAGCCAAAAAGCTGGCGAACCACAATCCGGCGACTGAACCTGTGGTAAGAGAACGGGATAATTTATTTTCGAGATACTGTTTCCAATGGGTCGCCTCGACTTTTGACAACAACCAGTAGCTCATCATGAACAGCACCACCACAGCGATCAGCATGGTGACGCCTTCGAGCATTTCACGACTGGCGCCGGCATTGGTAAATAACCACTGGAACAGTGCTGCGGTGATCAAACTCAATCCAATACCGACCATCACCGAATTTTTAATGATATAGAGTTTGTCGGTATGTTCGTTTTTCACCAGATAAGCGGTAATGGCAGCGACAATCAACAATGCTTCGAGCCCCTCACGGAGAATAATCGTCAGGCTGGCAATAAACATGGCCCAAATTCCCTGACCACTGCCGCTCAACATATTGGCACCTTGATCCAACGCCCGGCTCAATGCCTGTTGTTGTGCCTGAATTTCAGGCAGTTCAGCCCCTGCTTTCATCAAACTCACAAGACGGGTGAAATAGCCTTCCAGTTCAGATTTAAGCGCACTATCCCGGGCACCGACGGCATTCTCCATCCCAGTGGATTCAAAGCGATCGAAATATGTATCCTGAACGGCCATCATCGCCTCAGTCACCTGACCTTGCCTGTAGCGCTCAATGGCCTGAGCGATAGCCGCGTCAATCCCGGTAATCACCGATTGCCAGTTTTGCTGCGTGACTGAATGATCATCTTCCTGAGCCTGTTGCTGATCATCCCTTGTCGCAGGCAAACCGGGAAGCTCATCTTTCAGGCCTTGCGTCAGCGTGGCAACCTGATAACCAAATGCGACTAAATTTTGCATTGTGTATGATTTGTGCGCCACATCGATCATGGCTTTGAACATGTCATTATATTGCGCCGCTTTTGCTCCGGAACGATTCAGACGGATCGCAGTTTCCAGATCAGAGTTTTTATACGCCTCGAACTGTGCCTGTCGTATCAGCTTCGCAGCTGCTTCTCGTTTTTCCTGCTTTGCCTCGGCGGTTTCCGCCTGAGCAGAGGTGCGATAACTGGCCAGCCCTT
Protein-coding sequences here:
- a CDS encoding TlpA family protein disulfide reductase; protein product: MRGKRIGIGMLMLALATLSGCKEQMLAVGEPAPDLAVMNTHEQQITLQQARGKPVVVEFWSSTCGACLVMMKAWQEYADAHPDKMQFIGVGIAPQPENLSAFAEQLGVTLPLGLDQLGITQERYQVVGTPTTFFIDRHGVLRAIHMGYSSGMDLDHYVNLIQE
- a CDS encoding ABC transporter ATP-binding protein — its product is MSEFVIETKGLCKRFEHVSALDNINLSIRRGEFVAIMGASGSGKTTLMNILSCLDTATEGQVILDGQNAADLDEDGRRAFRAEKIGLLFQQFHLIPYLTALENVMLAQHYHSVTDIDAAKKVLAEVGLGERIDHLPSQLSGGEQQRVCIARALVNECPILFADEPTGNLDEANERIVLEIFQRLHQQNRTIIMVTHNPDLGRYTDRIIRLQHGKYMGEERIHEG
- a CDS encoding ABC transporter permease; amino-acid sequence: MAANKHSINPLSMTRLLVIRSLKLRMRRVVVVLAALTMGAAIVTAMAGVYFDINQKMSHELRNYGANFYVGPDAQSSTLSIQDYRAMLALAPQAQLVASSPYLYGVVQSDLEKVVAMGVDFSQLKKLVPYWQVQGEWIGVSFDQRHAMIGINLAKKLEVTVGSQLSLIEGDRRHTFTIKGIIDAGADEDNYLIVNISMLQKWLNQPDQANYAMFSIDNAQGQVNQYAGRLKARYPQLTIRPILKVSASEGKVLNKIKLLMGVVAVVILILSTLCVNTTLTAMMGERRHEFALQKALGASHQAITRQILSETLLMTMAAIVIGLGVGYILAQVLGQTVFGASIDLRLPVFIITVVLSIVAALVAAVIPTLRAMKVDPAKVLKGE
- a CDS encoding ABC transporter permease, whose translation is MLWTMLRQSWRHDRGRKVLATTTIFLAAGLISALLAISITIGDKMSVEMKRYGANIEITPEGQVNLPYLLKHTLTGMDKDSLLLASELPNIKNIFWRNNIIGFAPYVRGTVTINHGQSDVSIVGTFFDQHLAVPDEPDYHTGNKIISQYWKVQGQWPDDSKPQALVGTALASRMGWHIGDQLTLFGQQHQQQVTITGILTNGSSEEEAVIVPLQIGQTLLGLEGRVASIKVSALTVPENALSKKARENLESLDSDEYDLWFCTAFVSSISYQLEKALSNAAVRPVWQVAASEGIVIRKIQSLLFMVTLAAFIAASMGIASLMTNAILQRSKEIGLMKSLGAHNWQVYLLFYAESIVCGLVGGILGCAAGWGLSKIMGYALFGSLIDFHWIIIPLILVISVIMTVCGTYFPSRRIAALYPIEVLYGRK
- a CDS encoding Fe-S-containing protein, translating into MSFYLSQVLSHFLLPAIMFGLLWSGANTSYKQRFWWFVLPVVTGVCAYTLLPYSQVYIFSAGCAYIIICLLLLTYGLMVSRPTRFLLVWQALVTAFAAFMWARGAKLDMMSATNVINTELILNASALMFGFMLIGLTHVFIGKVCEQRSPRFKKSLFFCLIVLAILPLSGEVILAGMKLQMIALYPGLLSYVSKVTNFFWLYAYGVLALSLIPLSIMVWRDVRPFKAAVKSQPQPIARRKLQAQLNIQRRRASCFAVSLVMIFCSLLYWDAVASQPPTRSPAQTIELAADGAVHVPVTDTLKDGKLHRYQWIASDGKVVRFFIIDRYPGEMKFGVVLDACMLCGDAGYIQDGDQVICLACGVHIFIPSIGNPGGCNPIPIEKWSLTNNEIVIGKAMLESGLQYFSEVVKMTVVDPVNGKSLTNLDAPFSYTFGGKTYFFTEQDSYDAFRDNPWRFVRQGADHQGTAAGGAQ
- a CDS encoding iron transporter, translating into MNNKLLIPVAMTAMTFGTTATAGEHPAGETVEMNGMELAAVYLEPVTMEPQGMMMAASQADVHLEADIHALKGNKNGFAAGEWIPYLTISYKMKNLDTGKTQQGTFMPMIASDGPHYGSNVKMLGVGNYELTFHIDPPSKGGLLRHTDEATGVGRWYKPFDVTYKFKYVGLN